From Streptomyces sp. TLI_053, a single genomic window includes:
- a CDS encoding ABC-F family ATP-binding cassette domain-containing protein has protein sequence MSGASVVCTNLSFSWPDDTPVFQDLSFAVGPGRTGLVAPNGSGKSTLLRLLAGELRPSAGSVTVDGVLAHLPQTLPLTSGLTVAEVLGIADVVRAIDAVESGDVDERHFTTIGDDWDIEERTRDRLDRLGLGHLALDRDLGTLSGGQIVSLGLAGRLLRRPDVLLLDEPTNNLDRDARHRLYDALDDFHGCLLLVSHDRELLDRTDRIAELDRGGLHFFGGNFTAYEEAVRAGQEAAERTVRSAEQELKREKRELQQARERAERRQSNAARNLKNAGLPKIFAGTMKRGAQESAGRSGQVHAGRVGEARARLDEAERALRDEQRIVVELPDTQVPAGRTLFLGERLRVRLGDRELFAGPGVDLTVRGPERIALTGSNGSGKSTLLRLLDGSLAPDGGTTRRAEGRIARLSQRLDLLDPDRTVAENFAAFAPERPEAERMNLLARFLFRGPGAQLPVGLLSGGERLRATLACVLCADPAPHLLLLDEPTNNLDLVSVGRLESALTAYRGAFVVVSHDERFLERIGVTRRLHLSEGGLREAAVPTAS, from the coding sequence GCACCGGCCTGGTCGCCCCGAACGGCAGCGGGAAGAGCACCCTGCTCCGGCTCCTCGCCGGTGAACTGCGCCCCTCCGCCGGGTCGGTGACCGTCGACGGCGTCCTCGCCCACCTTCCGCAGACCCTCCCCCTCACGTCCGGGCTCACCGTCGCCGAGGTCCTGGGCATCGCCGACGTGGTCCGGGCCATCGACGCGGTGGAGTCCGGCGACGTCGACGAACGCCACTTCACCACCATCGGCGACGACTGGGACATCGAGGAGCGCACCCGCGACCGGCTCGACCGCCTCGGCCTGGGCCACCTCGCCCTCGACCGCGACCTGGGCACCCTCAGCGGCGGCCAGATCGTCTCGCTGGGCCTGGCCGGCCGGCTGCTGCGGCGCCCCGACGTGCTGCTGCTCGACGAACCCACCAACAACCTCGACCGCGACGCCCGGCACCGGCTCTACGACGCGCTGGACGACTTCCACGGCTGCCTGCTGCTGGTCAGCCACGACCGCGAACTGCTCGACCGGACGGACCGGATCGCCGAGCTCGACCGGGGCGGGCTGCACTTCTTCGGCGGCAACTTCACCGCGTACGAGGAGGCCGTCCGGGCCGGACAGGAGGCCGCGGAGCGCACGGTCCGCAGCGCCGAGCAGGAGCTGAAGCGGGAGAAGCGGGAGCTGCAGCAGGCCCGCGAGCGGGCCGAGCGCCGGCAGAGCAACGCCGCCCGCAACCTGAAGAACGCCGGGCTGCCCAAGATCTTCGCCGGCACCATGAAGCGCGGCGCCCAGGAGTCCGCCGGTCGTTCCGGCCAGGTGCACGCCGGCCGGGTCGGCGAGGCCAGGGCGCGCCTCGACGAGGCCGAGCGGGCGCTGCGCGACGAGCAGCGGATCGTGGTGGAGCTGCCGGACACCCAGGTGCCCGCCGGACGCACCCTGTTCCTCGGCGAGCGGCTGCGGGTCCGGCTCGGCGACCGGGAGCTGTTCGCCGGGCCCGGCGTCGACCTGACCGTCCGCGGCCCGGAGCGGATCGCGCTGACCGGCTCCAACGGCTCGGGCAAGAGCACCCTGCTGCGGCTGCTCGACGGGAGCCTGGCCCCGGACGGCGGCACGACCAGGCGGGCCGAGGGCCGGATCGCCCGGCTGTCGCAGCGGCTGGACCTGCTCGATCCGGACCGCACCGTCGCCGAGAACTTCGCCGCGTTCGCCCCGGAGCGCCCGGAGGCCGAGCGGATGAACCTCCTGGCCCGGTTCCTCTTCCGGGGCCCCGGCGCCCAGCTGCCGGTCGGGCTGCTGTCCGGCGGCGAGCGGCTGCGCGCCACGCTGGCGTGCGTCCTGTGCGCGGACCCCGCGCCGCACCTGCTCCTCCTGGACGAGCCGACGAACAACCTCGACCTGGTGAGCGTCGGCCGGCTGGAGAGCGCCCTGACCGCCTACCGGGGCGCGTTCGTGGTGGTCAGCCACGACGAGCGGTTCCTGGAACGGATCGGGGTGACCCGCCGGCTGCACCTGTCCGAGGGCGGGCTGCGGGAGGCGGCGGTGCCCACCGCGTCCTGA